The following proteins come from a genomic window of Desulfuromonas sp. TF:
- a CDS encoding PAS domain-containing sensor histidine kinase codes for MFFPRKSKSLFFLLLIIGITIGILFWLKHTTDAVRAEARERFFEQYNRQQYLMAELASHTLEEMFATFHRDLDFVVSLFERREVNRQRAREVQGTLEKIYDSLAHTPVIDLVIFDHQGTTIGIEPADPYTLGRNYAWRDYFRWAREEGKPGQMYLSPFMPLAGGQQRGDKALIVAEGIYDPQGEFLGVVTFTLNFDELVRKQILPVRIGTDGYAWLVDTSSRTVLVDPNGNITGMSFEEAFLPKWPGLFDLLLSMEDGNPGSGSYAYQDPDDPGRQVRKLVSFHPVSIAGRHWTLGVATPQREVENLLSSFLQRQEALATTLLVTVAGVASMLLGLLFTWNRALSAQIERHTRNLNAAHSRLESTFEELLAAKKMAAVGHLALGLAHEIRNPLSAIQMNMQMIRKKINPAGILRENFSIVEGEIQRLNDFLKDVMDFAKSRPLRLRSAEVGEIVSRLIGLMNQRLKTLQIQTEIHIESPLNLICDPEQIYRVLLNLILNAIEAMEKVTGERRLTIAASTRNGMALIRVSDTGPGIPSEKREQLFDPLFTTRASGGGLGLSILQTIVLRHGGSVSVESKPGRGSAFTVTLPLEGPAKTGDPH; via the coding sequence ATGTTTTTTCCCCGCAAATCCAAATCCTTGTTTTTCCTGCTGCTCATCATCGGCATCACCATTGGTATTCTGTTTTGGCTTAAACATACGACCGATGCCGTTCGGGCTGAAGCCCGGGAGCGGTTTTTCGAGCAATACAACCGGCAGCAGTATCTGATGGCCGAGCTGGCTTCGCACACCCTGGAGGAAATGTTCGCCACGTTTCACCGAGACCTCGATTTCGTGGTGAGTCTCTTCGAAAGAAGGGAAGTGAACCGGCAGCGTGCCAGAGAGGTCCAGGGTACGCTGGAGAAGATTTACGACTCTCTGGCTCACACCCCCGTGATCGACCTGGTAATTTTCGACCATCAGGGAACCACCATCGGCATCGAGCCCGCCGACCCCTATACCCTGGGACGCAATTACGCATGGCGGGATTACTTCCGCTGGGCCCGGGAAGAAGGGAAGCCTGGACAGATGTATCTCTCCCCTTTCATGCCCCTGGCTGGAGGGCAGCAACGCGGGGACAAGGCCCTGATCGTCGCCGAAGGGATCTACGACCCGCAGGGGGAATTCCTCGGGGTGGTCACATTCACCCTGAATTTTGATGAACTGGTCCGCAAACAGATCCTTCCCGTCCGCATCGGAACCGATGGCTATGCATGGCTCGTGGATACAAGCAGCCGGACCGTACTGGTCGACCCCAACGGGAACATCACTGGTATGAGCTTTGAAGAAGCGTTTCTTCCCAAATGGCCGGGGCTGTTCGATCTTCTGCTCTCCATGGAGGACGGTAATCCGGGGAGCGGTTCGTATGCCTACCAGGACCCGGATGACCCGGGCCGTCAGGTACGAAAGCTGGTCAGCTTTCATCCGGTGTCCATCGCGGGCCGGCACTGGACCCTTGGAGTGGCCACCCCCCAGAGGGAAGTAGAGAACCTCCTTTCCTCCTTCCTGCAGCGCCAGGAGGCCCTGGCGACAACCCTCCTGGTGACGGTCGCGGGGGTCGCCTCCATGCTGCTGGGGCTGCTCTTCACCTGGAATCGTGCTCTTTCGGCTCAGATCGAACGCCATACCAGGAACCTCAATGCCGCCCACTCACGACTGGAGTCGACCTTCGAGGAGCTGTTGGCGGCAAAAAAAATGGCTGCCGTGGGACACTTGGCCCTGGGCCTGGCCCACGAGATCCGCAACCCGCTCTCAGCGATCCAGATGAACATGCAGATGATCCGAAAAAAAATCAACCCCGCCGGCATTCTCCGGGAAAACTTCTCCATCGTGGAAGGAGAAATTCAGCGTCTCAATGATTTCCTGAAGGATGTCATGGATTTCGCCAAGTCGCGTCCACTGCGTCTGCGATCCGCTGAGGTGGGAGAAATCGTGAGCCGTCTGATAGGGTTGATGAACCAGCGCCTCAAGACCCTGCAAATCCAGACGGAAATACACATCGAGTCGCCATTGAATCTGATTTGCGATCCGGAGCAGATCTACCGGGTGCTCCTCAACCTGATTCTCAATGCCATCGAGGCCATGGAAAAGGTTACGGGTGAAAGGCGCCTCACCATCGCCGCTTCGACCCGAAACGGGATGGCCCTGATCCGGGTCAGCGACACCGGCCCAGGGATCCCGTCGGAAAAACGCGAGCAGCTTTTCGACCCCCTTTTCACCACCAGAGCCTCAGGGGGGGGGCTGGGGTTGTCCATTCTCCAGACCATTGTCCTGCGCCATGGCGGATCGGTCAGCGTCGAAAGCAAGCCAGGCCGTGGCTCCGCATTTACCGTAACACTCCCCCTTGAAGGACCTGCGAAAACCGGAGATCCCCACTGA
- a CDS encoding sigma-54 dependent transcriptional regulator — protein MKTILIADDEKSIRRTLELHLCEEGYEVLTAVDGPDAVAKAVEKEVDLVLLDLRLPGMDGFEVLRIIKERRPALPVVMITAYDDMSTAIEAIRLGAMDHLGKPVDLDHLDGVIEKIFEMSSLSRDGVLLCESPEPPFEKNIMVGRSRSMKEVYKTIGAVADSRATVLIHGESGTGKELVARALHFNSQFRNRPFIAVACSALAPTLLESELFGHERGAFTGAYRTKPGKFELAEGGTLFLDEISETSLEIQVKLLRVLQEREFERVGGDETLKADVRIIAATNKDLSALVARNDFRKDLYYRLTVVTLDLPPLRDRKEDIPMLVKFFLEKIRHEMGKSVEVVPQESMSRIFDHSWPGNVRELENTLRRAVLLSPGNVLLPEALRIDGSKGGDKLPLMIKPLQELEREHIENILAFTNHEKKRAARILGISRPTLDRRIREYGLNYSQKE, from the coding sequence ATGAAAACCATCCTCATAGCCGATGATGAAAAGTCCATCCGGAGGACACTGGAGCTGCACCTGTGCGAAGAAGGGTATGAGGTTCTTACGGCGGTCGATGGTCCCGATGCGGTGGCCAAAGCCGTAGAGAAGGAAGTCGATCTGGTGCTTCTCGATCTGCGACTACCGGGCATGGATGGGTTCGAGGTCCTCAGGATCATAAAAGAGAGGCGTCCGGCTCTGCCGGTGGTCATGATCACCGCCTACGACGACATGTCAACTGCCATTGAGGCCATTCGTCTCGGCGCGATGGACCATCTCGGCAAGCCGGTCGATCTCGACCACCTCGACGGGGTCATAGAAAAGATCTTCGAAATGAGCTCCTTATCCCGGGATGGCGTCCTTCTCTGCGAGTCTCCCGAGCCCCCTTTCGAAAAAAACATCATGGTCGGCCGCTCCCGTTCCATGAAAGAAGTCTATAAAACAATCGGTGCTGTTGCCGATTCCAGGGCCACGGTCCTGATACATGGCGAAAGCGGGACCGGTAAGGAACTGGTTGCACGGGCCCTGCACTTCAACAGTCAGTTCCGCAACCGTCCTTTCATCGCGGTGGCCTGCTCCGCTCTTGCTCCCACCCTCCTCGAAAGCGAACTTTTCGGCCATGAAAGAGGAGCTTTCACGGGAGCCTATCGGACCAAGCCGGGAAAGTTCGAGCTGGCGGAGGGAGGAACTCTTTTTCTGGACGAAATTTCGGAGACCAGCCTCGAAATCCAGGTCAAACTGCTTCGGGTTCTTCAGGAGAGGGAATTCGAGCGGGTCGGAGGGGATGAAACTCTCAAGGCCGATGTGCGTATCATCGCGGCCACGAACAAGGACCTTTCCGCCCTGGTCGCCCGCAATGACTTTCGCAAGGACCTCTATTACCGTCTAACGGTAGTCACCCTCGATCTGCCGCCCCTTCGAGATCGCAAAGAGGACATTCCCATGCTGGTGAAGTTTTTTCTCGAGAAGATTCGCCATGAAATGGGCAAGAGTGTGGAGGTTGTCCCCCAGGAGAGTATGAGCCGTATTTTCGATCACTCCTGGCCGGGCAATGTGCGGGAATTGGAAAATACGCTTCGCCGGGCCGTTCTGCTTTCTCCCGGCAATGTTCTGCTCCCGGAGGCTCTCCGGATCGACGGCAGCAAAGGAGGCGACAAGCTTCCCCTGATGATCAAGCCTCTCCAGGAATTGGAAAGGGAGCACATCGAAAACATTCTTGCTTTCACCAATCACGAGAAGAAGCGTGCCGCCCGGATCCTCGGGATTTCCCGCCCCACTCTGGACAGGCGTATCCGGGAATACGGTCTCAACTATTCGCAGAAGGAGTGA
- a CDS encoding universal stress protein, producing the protein MALKEILVHLDHTPGCHARLDVAISLAHRHQAHLTGLYATESTYHSPYRPNASPEVKTETLFHERAARAGVAAVWLSGTAEESLIEVSERVILQAYYADLVVVGQTEISSGHPFNPEQVALGSGRPVLIVPHKGEFKTVGDRIMVAWRRGKASSRAVNDALPLMKHARQVNVVRVNPQGGDFENDVVNLQTYLERHGIHSLADKLRSDDIRVGDLLLNQACDLGADLVVMGIFPSGRIGTAGSGPVARYFLEHMTIPVLVSG; encoded by the coding sequence ATGGCTTTGAAAGAAATACTTGTTCATCTCGATCATACCCCTGGCTGTCATGCCAGATTGGATGTCGCCATTTCTCTGGCGCACAGACACCAGGCCCATCTCACCGGTCTTTACGCAACGGAAAGTACTTACCATTCACCCTACCGGCCCAATGCCAGCCCAGAGGTGAAGACGGAAACTCTTTTCCATGAAAGAGCCGCTCGGGCAGGTGTGGCAGCCGTTTGGCTCAGCGGTACTGCGGAAGAGTCTTTAATCGAGGTCAGCGAAAGGGTGATCCTCCAGGCTTATTACGCCGACCTGGTGGTTGTCGGTCAGACCGAGATCAGTTCCGGCCATCCCTTCAATCCCGAGCAGGTTGCCCTGGGAAGCGGTCGCCCGGTTCTGATCGTTCCGCATAAAGGAGAATTCAAAACGGTCGGCGATCGGATCATGGTGGCCTGGCGACGCGGAAAGGCCTCTTCCCGGGCTGTCAACGATGCTCTCCCCCTGATGAAGCACGCCCGGCAGGTCAACGTCGTCAGGGTGAATCCTCAGGGGGGGGATTTTGAAAATGATGTCGTGAACCTGCAAACCTATCTCGAGCGTCACGGGATACATTCCCTGGCTGACAAGCTCAGGTCGGACGATATCCGCGTCGGGGATTTGCTTCTCAACCAGGCGTGCGATCTGGGCGCCGATCTGGTCGTGATGGGGATCTTTCCCTCCGGCAGAATCGGAACCGCCGGTTCCGGACCGGTCGCCCGTTATTTCCTCGAACACATGACCATTCCGGTTCTGGTGTCCGGGTAG
- a CDS encoding ABC transporter ATP-binding protein: protein MKETASNPIIEAREIHTYYGDSHILHGINFNVSAGETVSLMGRNGMGKTTLLRSLLGLTPPRRGTVKVFGRDMTGAPPQKIVRQGIAFVPEDRGIFPKLTVRENLVMAARQGPNGRREWDLDRVLDTFPRLAQRMTNMGNHLSGGEQQMLTVGRALMTNPDLILLDEATEGLAPLIRNEIWSVVRQIKESGIASVIVDKDLKALLGVSDRNIIISKGRIVFEGSSEELASNPEIHKQHLGV, encoded by the coding sequence GTGAAAGAAACAGCGAGCAACCCGATCATCGAGGCCCGCGAGATCCATACGTACTATGGGGACAGTCACATCCTCCATGGCATAAATTTCAACGTTTCCGCAGGGGAAACAGTGAGCCTGATGGGGCGCAACGGAATGGGAAAAACGACCCTGCTGCGCTCTCTGCTGGGGCTGACGCCTCCTCGGCGGGGGACGGTCAAGGTCTTCGGACGCGACATGACCGGAGCGCCGCCCCAGAAGATCGTCCGCCAAGGGATTGCCTTTGTCCCCGAGGACCGTGGCATCTTCCCCAAACTCACGGTGCGGGAAAATCTGGTCATGGCCGCCCGGCAGGGACCCAATGGCCGCCGGGAATGGGATCTGGACCGGGTGTTGGATACCTTTCCCCGCCTGGCACAGCGAATGACCAACATGGGAAACCATCTCTCCGGCGGAGAGCAGCAGATGCTCACTGTCGGCCGGGCGCTGATGACCAATCCCGATCTTATTCTTCTCGATGAAGCCACCGAGGGACTGGCGCCGCTGATCCGGAATGAAATCTGGTCGGTTGTCCGCCAGATCAAGGAGAGCGGCATTGCCTCGGTCATCGTGGATAAGGATCTGAAGGCGCTGCTCGGCGTGTCCGACCGGAACATCATCATCAGCAAGGGCAGGATTGTTTTTGAAGGAAGTTCGGAGGAGTTGGCCTCCAATCCGGAAATACACAAACAGCACCTAGGAGTATAG
- a CDS encoding ABC transporter ATP-binding protein yields the protein MSETILRTQRLSKSFGGLIATNNVSLAFERGQVHAIIGPNGAGKTTLINLLSGDLLPNDGAILFKERDITRLPPDQVSQLGIGRSYQKTNIFSQFTCYENCWVAAQSRLNTSMRFFRPASRLRDVRERTERALELCGLGKRCETVAAAMSYGEQRQLEIGMMLATEPELLLLDEPLAGMGSEESKQVITLLRRLAEDHTLILIEHDMDAVFSIADRLTVMVNGRVLETGTVDQIRSSQAVQEAYLGVEETEETAQ from the coding sequence ATGAGTGAAACGATCCTGCGAACTCAGCGGCTGAGCAAGAGTTTCGGCGGACTGATTGCCACCAACAATGTCTCGCTCGCCTTCGAGCGTGGCCAGGTGCATGCGATCATCGGACCGAACGGCGCCGGCAAGACCACCCTGATCAACCTGCTCTCAGGTGATCTGTTGCCGAATGACGGCGCCATTCTTTTCAAGGAGCGGGACATCACCCGTCTGCCGCCTGACCAGGTCTCGCAACTCGGGATCGGCCGCAGCTATCAGAAAACCAACATTTTCTCTCAGTTCACCTGCTATGAGAACTGCTGGGTGGCCGCGCAGTCGCGACTCAATACCTCGATGCGCTTTTTCCGTCCCGCTTCTCGCCTTAGAGACGTGCGGGAGCGCACCGAGCGGGCACTGGAACTCTGCGGCCTCGGCAAACGCTGTGAGACCGTGGCCGCAGCAATGAGCTACGGTGAGCAGCGGCAGCTGGAGATCGGCATGATGCTGGCCACAGAGCCTGAACTGCTGCTGCTGGATGAGCCTCTTGCCGGCATGGGGAGCGAGGAGTCGAAACAGGTCATCACTCTTCTGCGCCGTCTGGCCGAGGATCATACGCTGATTCTTATCGAACACGATATGGACGCGGTCTTTTCCATTGCCGACCGGCTGACTGTCATGGTCAATGGCCGGGTGCTGGAAACGGGGACGGTTGATCAGATCCGCAGCAGTCAGGCAGTGCAGGAAGCCTATCTGGGCGTGGAGGAAACGGAGGAAACGGCGCAGTGA